The DNA window TCATATTTCTTATAGCATGGTTTACAAGCAGTGGTATGTCATCTCTTATATATCTTAGTGATGGAAGATTTATATCAAGAACATTTAATCTATAAAATAAATCCTGTCTAAACTTTTCTTCCTTTACTAACTTGTCTAGATCCTTATTTGAAGCAGATATGACTCGAATATCAAGGAGTATTTCCTTCTGGCTTCCTATTCTTCTGACTTCCCTTTCTTGTAACACCCTCAGTATTTTAGACTGAAGATCTAAATGCATTTCACTGATTTCATCAAGAAATAGTGTTCCTCCATTAGCTTGCTCAAAAACTCCTGGAGCTCCTCCTTTTTTTGCTCCAGTAAAAGCTCCATCTTCATATCCAAAAAAACTGCTTTCCATAAGATTCTGCGGAATTGCTGCACAGTTTATTGCCACAAAAGGTTTATTAAACCTATTACTTGCATTGTGAATAGATTGGGCAAAAACTTCCTTACCTGTTCCAGTTTCACCAAATATCAGAACATTTGAATTAGACTGAGCCGCTATATTTGCTACCTCTTTTGCTCTATCAATTTCTTTAGTCTTTCCTATAATATCAGAAAAATTATACTTCACATTCTGATATTTTTTCATTTCATTCATTAAGCTATTATTTTTTTGAATCTGATCTTCATTATTAAATCCAAAACCAAAATCTTTTCCCATTGGGATTCTAACTGCACTGGCACCGCTAATATAGTTGGATTCTCCAATCACAGGTTTCTGTTTTTTCATTGCTTCGTTGGCATCTTTACTTATAGCACCCAAAAACTTCGCATTCATCTCTCCATTAGAATTGATCGATGCCAATCTTTTACCTTCACTGTCAAATACCACAGCTTCCCCTCCAGCAACTCTTGCAATAAAAGGAAGAGCATCAATTAAGGATTGCTTGAGAGCATTGCTATAGCTTACACGTTCAACATTGCTGCAGCAAAGAACATAATCCCCTATAGGTACACACCAGGTTTCTGCTCCAAGCTCAAGCTGTGACATTCCATGGACTGTTTCTTCTTTTTGTGCAGCTTCTTTAGCTAGGTCATAATAAACCCCTTTTAATTCAATTACTTCATTGCCTATTGAATCTACAGTTTTTATTCTTTTTCCATCTCTATTTGTAAGAGCTGCATAACCAGCGGTAACTCTAGCGATAATTGGAAGTGAACCCAATAAAGTATAAAATATCTTTTCCATTGCTAGATAACACCCACTTTCTAAATATAACACTTTTTTTGTCGTAATTTGTTTATCACTTTATTATCATTATAACAAAAGATGAGTATTCTGTATACATAATATAGCCATTCTCTCTTTTACAAATATTACAAAAAATTAAGCAACTCAAATTTATTTACTTGCTACCGCTCATATAAAAAGGAACTCTAACAATTAGAGTTCCTTATTTTTAAATCCTTATTCTATTTATTAATACCATCCTCTTAGCTTCATTGCATCTGCTACCTTTTTAATTGATATCATATATGCGGCAGTTCTCATATCAACATTGTATTGTTCCTTTAGACTGATTATCTCATTAAATGCTTTAACCATTAATTGCTCTTGTTTTTCTTGTACTTCATCAAATGGCCAGTAGTGATTCATTAGATTTTGTACCCATTCAAAGTATGATACAGTTACTCCGCCAGCATTAGATAAGATGTCAGGTACTACAAACACTCCTTTTTCATTAAGAGCTTTATTTGCTTCAGGGGTAGTAGGTCCGTTCGCCCCTTCAACAACAATTCTTGCTTTTATTTTATCTACAGTTTGACTTGTTATAGAGTTTTCTAGTGCACATGGTGAAAAGATATCACATTCTATTCCAAATATTTCTTCTCTATTAAGTTCTCTCGTACCATTGCCATAACCAGTTATAAATTTATTTTTATTATTAGCAGCATATGCTCCTAATGCTTTTACATCAATTCCATTTTCATCAACTAAACAACAAGAAAAGTCAGAAATAGCAACAACCTTGGCACCTAGTTCCTCAGCATATAATGCAGCAAAGCTACCAACATTACCAAAGCCTTGAACAGCTACCTTTAAGCCTTTCAAATCTAGACCATTTTTCTTAGCTGCTTCTCTCATCATCAAAGCAACTCCATATCCAGTAGCCTCATGTCTTGCTAATGAACCGCCATAAGCAACAGGTTTGCCAGTAATTATTCCTGGAACATTTTCGCCTCTCATCTTAGAATATTCGTCTGCCATCCAAGACATTACTTGTGGATTAGTACCAACATCAGGTGCCGGTATGTCCTTCTTTTCACCAATAACAGGTGATATAGCTATTATGTAAGCTCTAGAAAGTCTTTCTAATTCCCCTTGAGATAATTCTGAAGGATCAACTATAATTCCGCCTTTTCCTCCACCATATGGAACTCCCACTACTCCACATTTAAATGTCATCCAAGCTGATAGAGCTTTCACTTCATCGAAGTTAACCCCTGGGTGAAATCTTACTCCTCCTTTTGCTGGACCAAGAGCATCGTTATGTTGCGCTCTGTAGCCTGTAAATACTCTAATGCTTCCATCGTCCATTTTAACTGGGAAATTTACTTCCAGTGTTCTTAGAGGTTGCTTAAGCAGTTCGTAAACAGCCTCTTCAGCCCCCAGCTTGTCACAAGCTGACCTAATTTGCTGCTGAACAATTTCAAAAGGATTTAAAGTTTTTTCTGCCATTTTTATTCTCCCCTTTAAAAATTAGTTTTTAAAACTTTAACAATCATTGACTACTTTGTATTAATGATTTGTAACAAAGAGTCAGAGTGTTAAATAAATAAAATCAAACAACCAGAAATAAAGCACCTTAAAATAATCTATTCTGTTAGTTAAATTATGCATAAAATCGAATTGTAAACGTTTTCCCTACTACTTCCATAATTACACTCAAATTATAACATACTACATTTATGTTGTAAACCTGTTAACAAAAAGCCTTTATTACATTTTCTACATAATCTTGTAAAACTATTTTTAATCTTTTCCTAGCTTTTTATAGTTCTTTAGTTCTATTTTTGTAGATTGTTGAAAAATAACGGAATTTGTAGGATATTGGTGGGTTTTGTATATATCTCTATATTTTTGAACTATTTCGACCTAGCTTTACATTTTAATAGTAAACAACATATAGTAGAATTATATATAAAAATCTTCCCAATTAACCAAATTATTCTTCTATATAATAAAAACTAATTTTATTTATAGGAGGAATACAAGTGAAAAGCACTAAAACTAAAAGTAAGACTAAAAGCATCAAGACTAGTATTATTGCATCTATATTAGTCTGTACTGTGCTATTATCAGTAATAGTTGGCGCAGTAAGTATATTTGTCAGTAGCAAAGTAATCATGAAGGAGGCGCACAAAAACATTTTATTGGCTGCCACTAGCAATGTGAATAAGCTAGATCAGTCTATAGGTCATTTTGAAAGTTCAGTAAATGTCATTACTTCAACAATAGCTAGTACTGGAGACATTATCTCTACACTAGATAACCCAGAGGCTTCAGAGCGTTACTTAAACAGTATTGATCTCCTAGTAAAAAATGTAGCAAATACAGATGAGAATATAGAAAGTGTATTTGTTTATTTTAGACCTGACTTAACTGAAGGCTTCAAATACGTAGATTATGACAGAGTTGAAGGCACAGGTAATTTTAGCAAGATAACAGACCTTAGAGCTGAAGATTATAACGAAAGAAAAGATAGCAATATGTGGTTCTATGACGTAATTGACCAGAAAAAAAGCATTTGGTCACATCCGTTTATAGATGAAAAATCTAATACTGAGCTAATAAACTTTTCTTCTCCTATAATATCAAATAATCAAGTCGTAGGTATTGTAGGTATAGACATCAAATTTGAGGATTTTAAAAAGCTTGTAAATGAAATTAAAGTCTTTGATACAGGATATGCTTTTCTTCTAAATGAAGAATATGATTACTTAATCCACCCAACACTAACTGTTAATGAAAATATCGGTACAATAAATAATGGTCAGTATAAGTATATTGTGGATACTATTGAAAATAATGGTTCAGATGTACTGGAAACATTTTTTGGAGGAGAGAACAAGTTATTAGGTTATGCTAGAACTACTAACGGATATTCTTTAATAGTTATCGCCCCAGTAGTGGAAATATATAAGGATATGTATTCATTAATAACACTTCTTATTGTAATCCTTATAATAGGAATACTCTTATCAGTTATTGTAGCATTTTTATTCGGTAATAGAATTTCGTCACCTATAGCTAGCTTGACAGGATTTATTAACAGAACATCTGAGTTTGATTTAGTAGAGCAGGATGACAATAAAAAAGATAATCTATACTCTCGTAGAGATGAGACAGGCTTGATGGCATCATCAATAAGCAAAATGAGAAAAGCTTTAAGGGAAATAGTTCAAAATATTTCACAGAATTCTAATCAATTAAGTATGTACTCAAAACGACTAGTCACTGCAACTGATGAAACCTCTATGGCGCTTCAAGAAGTAGCAAGGGCTATAGAAGAAATGGCAGCAGGAGCAACAGAGCAAGCTAAGGAGACTCAAGCAGGTACAGAGCAGCTACTAATCCTTGCTAAGGAAATAAATGATATAGAAGAAAGCTCTTCTCGATTAAAGAGCTTTTCAGATGAAATGAGTAAGCAAAGCATTGAAGGCGTGGAAAAAATAAAAATTCTTCAGGACAAATTTAGCTTAAATGCAAAGCTTGCCATTGAAGTTTCTAATAATATAAACGATTTATCTGATCAATCTAACTCTATTCACGAGATAGTAAATACTATTCAATCCATATCTGAGCAAACAAATCTGCTTGCATTAAACGCTTCCATTGAAGCAGCTAGAGCAGGAGAAAATGGCAGAGGATTTGCTGTTGTTGCAGAGGAAATAAGAAAGCTTGCAGAACAATCTGCACGATACTCAGATGAGATTGAAAGCATCATATCAGATATACGTGAAAGCATGTCTAAAACTAAAACAAATGTAGATATGTTTAATCAAATTTTCAACGAATCCAATGTGGCAATGGGTGAAAATGACAAAGCCTTTAGATTGATTTATGAATCCATAGAGAAATCTATTCAACAAATAAACATGCTTTTAGAAAAAGTAAAAATAGTTGATAAAACTAAAAATAGTGTTGTATCTTCTATAGAAAGTATTTCTGCAATATCTGAAGAATCAGCAGCTTCTACACAGCAAGTGTCTGCAACAACTGAGGAACAAACTGCTACAATAGAAAGTATTGCACAGATGGCTATAGATTTACAAGAGGTTGTTGATGAGTTGAATACTCTTGTAGGTACATTTAAATTATAAAAAAATAATAATCTCCTTTCTTCCCAGACTTCAAGGAAGAAAGGAGATTTTCTCTCTTAGGCTATTATCATTTTCTTTACCATAACATCCACTGCTAAAATATTTAAGGATGTCATGTTTTCAACCTCATATATGGTCTGCTGCTGCATGAGCTTGATTAAGGGAACTATTGGATTGCCATATATGACCTCGGCATTAAGGCTTATTATAATTCCCTGCTCTAGATTTTTTACTCGTATTCCATAAACCTTTGATATCCCAATAACCTTGCTTGCAGCATGTCTTAATAAATCCTTTATAACACCATCCGAAATAGTATATTTCCCACGATAACTGAAAGTAGGCCTCACTACAGTCTTTTCAACTACCTGCTCCTTAATATTTTCTTTCTTTCTCCATATTTTCAGACTGTCAATAAAATATCCAGAAAAGTCTTTCTTGATTTCAAAGGTAGGAACTGGGATAACATGCTTGCCTTCTACTTTTCTAAACTTCCTAGCTATACCAATTTCCTCCTCTGTTGAAATATCTTCAATATATACTCTTTCCTCTGCATCAGGAAGCTTCAATGAACTAGTTATTTTATCTATCATCTTATCTGATGTCCCTAGTATAAGTATTTTAGAAGGTTTATTTTGCTCTATTGCATTTCTTACCTCCTGTCTATGGATACTATCCATAAAAACAGCTCTTCTGATGGCACTAACTATAGTGTTTTCTCTTTTTGCAGACTTTCCTGCAACTATCTTGTTCCCTTTTATGAGCAAACCATCGTCAATAATATATTCTATTTCTTTTTCCTTGGCTAGAGTTATTGCTTTGTAGCTTTTTCCGCTGCCGCTGTGACCTATTAGGGCTACTATTTTCATGTGAACGCCTCCAGTATAATTGACTCCCTCTAAATTCAAGATATTATTTGTTGTTCCTGTGAAATAATAGTTCTTCTATAGCAAATCAGTTACTTTCTTCCCTGTGAAATACTGATAAATGAATCTAAATTATAGTGTACAGCTACTTATTTAAGTATATCAAAAAAGTGAATTTTCTACACTATTAAATGATTCACAACTAAAGTATCTCATGCTTTCTATACATAAGAAATCATTTTTGCTGCAATAGTCAAGCTAAAATATTAAATATTATTATACACATTAATCCTATTATCAATATTTTCTATAATAAATCAATCCTTCTATATCAATAAAAGGGACATAATTGCTGATTAGTAAGCAATTATGTCCCTCTAGCTCTTAACTTCAATTATACAATTTTATCTCTTAAACATTATTTCCTACGGCCTTGACAGCGGTAACTATATCATCTACATTGTCTAATACTTCAAGGATTGCTGGAATTATTTCAGTTACATCACCAACTATGCCATAGTCGGCTATTTTAAATATTGGAGCATCAGGATTTTTATTTATTGCTATTATACATTCAGCATCCTGCATACCTGCCAAGTGTTGAATAGCTCCTGAAATACCACATGCTACATAAAGCTTAGGTCTTACAGTTTTACCTGTTTGACCTACCTGATGAGAATGCTCAATCCATCCTTCATCCACAGTGGCTCTGGAAGCTCCTACAACTCCTCCTAGTTTTTTAGCTAGTTTTTCTACTAATTCAAATCCTTCATGAGTTCCTAAGCCTCTTCCACCTGCCACTATTATCTTAGCTTCCTCTAGTGGAACTTCTGCTTTGCCTGATTTAACTACACTTTCAACTGAAGCTTTAATATCCTCTTGGCTTAGTTTAGCATCTATTAACTCTATCTTGCCTTTTCTGCTTTCATCATATTTTGCTCTTTCCATTACCCCTGGTCTAACTGTAGACATTTGTGGTCTATGGTCAGGACAAATTATAGTAGCCATTAAGTTTCCACCAAAAGCAGGTCTAGTCATCAATAGCTTGTTATCTTCTTCATCAATTTCTAGTCTTGTACAATCTGCAGTAAGGCCTGTATGTACCTTTGCAGAAAGTCTAGGACCTAAGTCTCTACCTATATTAGTAGCACCTATTAAAATGATTTCAGGTTTTCTGTCTTTGACTAATTCTGATATAACTTTTGCATATCCATCTGTAGTATATATTTCTAGCAGTTTGCTTTCAGCATATAATACCACATCTGCACCGTATTTCACTAGCTTTTCCGCAATATCATTTATATTGTTTCCCAATAAAACCGCTGTCAATGGAACTCCTAGCTTATCAGCTATTTTTCTACCTTCTCCTAAAAGCTCAACTACAACATTCAAAAGCTTTCCCTCTCTCTGCTCCGCGAAAACCCATACTCCCTTATACTTAGATATATCATCTGCTTCAGCTTTAATTTCCTCTTCTTTAACAATTGCTTCAAATGGACATGCTTCTATACAAGTGCCACATGACGTACAATTATCTTTTATATAAGCCTTACCTTCATTAAGCTCTATGGCTTCAAAGGGACATGCATCAACACATGTGGAGCAGCCAGTACACTTTTCTCCTATAATTTTAACAGCCATCTATATCACCTCAATATATAAAATTTATACCTATCAAGCACTATAAATATTAAGTGAACTTCAAATTTAATACTATAATTCTTAGCAAATTCACCTGTACTTCTATAATATTTCTTTTATATAATTTGTCTCTCTTTCAATCTAACCATAAACTGTTTCGCGATCTCACTAACATTACCTGTAAGCATCTCTCCACCTGTTTTCCTTGTTTCAGGAGTAAATGATCTTTTTACCTGAGTAGGAGAACCCTTCAATCCTATTTGTTCTCTATCAACATCTATATCATCAACTGTCCAAATTTTGATCAGTTCTTCATTTCTATACGCTTTATATACACCCTTAATAGAAGGATATCTAGGAGCATTTAGTTCTTTTATCGCAGTAAGAAGAACTGGCATCTCTGCTTTTACTACATAATAGCCGTCCTCTAATGATCTATGAGCAGTAACACTTCTGCCGCTGACTTCAAGATTTTCTACATAAGTAATCTGAGGAAGTCCAAGATGCTCACCTATTTGTGGTCCTACCTGAGCTGTATCCCCGTCTATTGCTTGCCTACCACAGAATATTATGTCGTAGTCACCTATTTTCTTTATTGCAGCAGCCAGTGTAACT is part of the Proteiniborus sp. MB09-C3 genome and encodes:
- a CDS encoding sigma 54-interacting transcriptional regulator translates to MEKIFYTLLGSLPIIARVTAGYAALTNRDGKRIKTVDSIGNEVIELKGVYYDLAKEAAQKEETVHGMSQLELGAETWCVPIGDYVLCCSNVERVSYSNALKQSLIDALPFIARVAGGEAVVFDSEGKRLASINSNGEMNAKFLGAISKDANEAMKKQKPVIGESNYISGASAVRIPMGKDFGFGFNNEDQIQKNNSLMNEMKKYQNVKYNFSDIIGKTKEIDRAKEVANIAAQSNSNVLIFGETGTGKEVFAQSIHNASNRFNKPFVAINCAAIPQNLMESSFFGYEDGAFTGAKKGGAPGVFEQANGGTLFLDEISEMHLDLQSKILRVLQEREVRRIGSQKEILLDIRVISASNKDLDKLVKEEKFRQDLFYRLNVLDINLPSLRYIRDDIPLLVNHAIRNMNITFGKFVEGIDEEALNILINYNWPGNVRELMNCIEKAFNIIGNGRIIKVEHLPRNIKENFNITDLNENGLDEMLQKYEKEIIEKALSINDGIKSKTADYLKISTTTLWRKMNQLNIESE
- a CDS encoding electron transfer flavoprotein subunit alpha, translated to MAVKIIGEKCTGCSTCVDACPFEAIELNEGKAYIKDNCTSCGTCIEACPFEAIVKEEEIKAEADDISKYKGVWVFAEQREGKLLNVVVELLGEGRKIADKLGVPLTAVLLGNNINDIAEKLVKYGADVVLYAESKLLEIYTTDGYAKVISELVKDRKPEIILIGATNIGRDLGPRLSAKVHTGLTADCTRLEIDEEDNKLLMTRPAFGGNLMATIICPDHRPQMSTVRPGVMERAKYDESRKGKIELIDAKLSQEDIKASVESVVKSGKAEVPLEEAKIIVAGGRGLGTHEGFELVEKLAKKLGGVVGASRATVDEGWIEHSHQVGQTGKTVRPKLYVACGISGAIQHLAGMQDAECIIAINKNPDAPIFKIADYGIVGDVTEIIPAILEVLDNVDDIVTAVKAVGNNV
- a CDS encoding Glu/Leu/Phe/Val dehydrogenase encodes the protein MAEKTLNPFEIVQQQIRSACDKLGAEEAVYELLKQPLRTLEVNFPVKMDDGSIRVFTGYRAQHNDALGPAKGGVRFHPGVNFDEVKALSAWMTFKCGVVGVPYGGGKGGIIVDPSELSQGELERLSRAYIIAISPVIGEKKDIPAPDVGTNPQVMSWMADEYSKMRGENVPGIITGKPVAYGGSLARHEATGYGVALMMREAAKKNGLDLKGLKVAVQGFGNVGSFAALYAEELGAKVVAISDFSCCLVDENGIDVKALGAYAANNKNKFITGYGNGTRELNREEIFGIECDIFSPCALENSITSQTVDKIKARIVVEGANGPTTPEANKALNEKGVFVVPDILSNAGGVTVSYFEWVQNLMNHYWPFDEVQEKQEQLMVKAFNEIISLKEQYNVDMRTAAYMISIKKVADAMKLRGWY
- a CDS encoding methyl-accepting chemotaxis protein, translated to MKSTKTKSKTKSIKTSIIASILVCTVLLSVIVGAVSIFVSSKVIMKEAHKNILLAATSNVNKLDQSIGHFESSVNVITSTIASTGDIISTLDNPEASERYLNSIDLLVKNVANTDENIESVFVYFRPDLTEGFKYVDYDRVEGTGNFSKITDLRAEDYNERKDSNMWFYDVIDQKKSIWSHPFIDEKSNTELINFSSPIISNNQVVGIVGIDIKFEDFKKLVNEIKVFDTGYAFLLNEEYDYLIHPTLTVNENIGTINNGQYKYIVDTIENNGSDVLETFFGGENKLLGYARTTNGYSLIVIAPVVEIYKDMYSLITLLIVILIIGILLSVIVAFLFGNRISSPIASLTGFINRTSEFDLVEQDDNKKDNLYSRRDETGLMASSISKMRKALREIVQNISQNSNQLSMYSKRLVTATDETSMALQEVARAIEEMAAGATEQAKETQAGTEQLLILAKEINDIEESSSRLKSFSDEMSKQSIEGVEKIKILQDKFSLNAKLAIEVSNNINDLSDQSNSIHEIVNTIQSISEQTNLLALNASIEAARAGENGRGFAVVAEEIRKLAEQSARYSDEIESIISDIRESMSKTKTNVDMFNQIFNESNVAMGENDKAFRLIYESIEKSIQQINMLLEKVKIVDKTKNSVVSSIESISAISEESAASTQQVSATTEEQTATIESIAQMAIDLQEVVDELNTLVGTFKL
- a CDS encoding electron transfer flavoprotein subunit beta/FixA family protein, which gives rise to MRIIVCVKQVPDTNEVRIDPVKGTLIREGVPSIINPDDKNALEEALKIKATLEDAEVIVLTMGPPQAKEALREAIAMGADEAILLSDRAFAGADTWATSVTLAAAIKKIGDYDIIFCGRQAIDGDTAQVGPQIGEHLGLPQITYVENLEVSGRSVTAHRSLEDGYYVVKAEMPVLLTAIKELNAPRYPSIKGVYKAYRNEELIKIWTVDDIDVDREQIGLKGSPTQVKRSFTPETRKTGGEMLTGNVSEIAKQFMVRLKERQII